From one Gemmobacter sp. genomic stretch:
- a CDS encoding efflux RND transporter permease subunit, with amino-acid sequence MHFSEIFIRRPVLSTVVAALILFLGLAAAVNLPVRQYPEVEETVITVTTVYPGAAPELIQGFVTSPIAAAVSTTENVDYVSSQSRPSASVVTVQMKLGANPDVALTEVMSKVQQVRGQLPEDAEDPVIVKGTGMTFALMYLAVQNPNMTPEQLTEYLERVVSPRVTNIDGVAQMEIMGAAEYAMRIWLDPLQLSARGVTASEVLAAIRASNFLSAPGKTENEYFVYNLTLESTVQTPDAFGALPLVQGTNGVVRLRDVARVELASGSTDAIVTFGGKPGIFIGIVPAPGENQLDVATNVLNELPNLNDTLPQGMSITMVYDSTETIGASINEVFKTIAEAVAIVVVVILLFLGSFRSVLMPIVTIPLSLVGVCAIMLALGYSINLLTLLAMVLAIGLVVDDAIVVVENIHRHIDEGQSPARAAITGMKEITGPVIAMTITLAAVLAPLAFTGGLTGSLFTEFALTLAGSVIISGIVALVITPTMSARLLSHDAPGRFQRIVDGTLTGVSNWYERRVSSSLDYRPVTLLMVVSLLGATGFMFLNTSSELAPEEDSGGLFAILNGPRYATLDYTDAFTTEIARRTADIPEVQTSFSVAGMGGATNTGFYIWPLKDWAERDRSQKEIQTEIQGILDGVPGLQGYVFAPPSLPGAGGGLPISMVIQSIHSPDRVVEIADEIRNRAMASGMFIVVQNSLAFDAPQVKVTIDRDRAAQLGVSVADIGSTLGLLVGGAAIAQFDRDSNSYDVITQVPKEWRDNPEKLTEFFVRSRSGDMVPLSSVVSLRPGVAAAAIEQFNQLNSATLSAMPMPGLSTGVALAELDRIAAEILPDGFFIDYSGQSRLEKSEGNTILLAFGAALVVIYLVLAAQFESFRDPFIIMMSVPLSIFGAMLPLYMGVSTLNIYTQVGLITLIGLITKHGILMVEFANQQREDHGLSRRQAIVAAAKTRLRPILMTTAAMALAVVPLIIAEGAGAAARQAMGLVIFTGLIIGTFFTLFVVPMFYTLISRSDADYLMHKKDVEKKFGTA; translated from the coding sequence ATGCATTTTTCCGAAATCTTCATCCGACGCCCGGTGCTGTCGACGGTGGTCGCGGCACTGATCCTGTTCCTGGGGCTGGCGGCGGCGGTCAACCTGCCCGTCCGTCAATACCCCGAGGTCGAGGAAACCGTGATCACCGTGACCACGGTCTATCCCGGTGCCGCGCCGGAACTGATCCAGGGCTTCGTCACCTCGCCCATCGCGGCGGCGGTCTCGACGACCGAGAACGTCGATTACGTGTCCAGCCAGTCGCGCCCCTCGGCCTCGGTCGTGACGGTGCAGATGAAGCTGGGCGCGAACCCCGATGTCGCGCTGACCGAAGTGATGTCCAAGGTCCAGCAGGTGCGCGGCCAGCTGCCCGAAGATGCCGAGGATCCGGTGATCGTCAAGGGCACCGGCATGACCTTTGCGCTGATGTATCTGGCGGTGCAGAACCCCAACATGACGCCAGAACAGCTGACCGAATATCTGGAACGGGTGGTCAGCCCGCGCGTGACCAACATCGACGGCGTGGCACAGATGGAAATCATGGGCGCCGCCGAATATGCCATGCGCATCTGGCTGGATCCGCTGCAACTGTCGGCCCGGGGCGTCACCGCATCGGAGGTGCTGGCAGCGATCCGGGCATCGAACTTCCTGTCGGCGCCGGGCAAGACCGAAAACGAATATTTCGTCTATAACCTGACGCTGGAATCCACCGTTCAGACGCCCGATGCCTTTGGCGCCCTGCCGCTGGTGCAGGGCACCAACGGCGTGGTCCGCCTGCGCGATGTGGCGCGGGTGGAACTGGCCTCTGGCAGCACCGATGCCATCGTGACCTTTGGCGGCAAGCCCGGCATCTTCATCGGCATCGTGCCCGCGCCTGGCGAAAACCAGCTGGACGTGGCCACCAACGTGTTGAACGAACTGCCCAACCTGAACGACACCCTGCCGCAGGGCATGTCGATCACCATGGTTTACGATTCCACCGAAACCATCGGCGCCTCGATCAACGAGGTGTTCAAGACGATTGCCGAGGCCGTGGCGATTGTGGTGGTGGTGATCCTGCTGTTCCTGGGATCGTTCCGGTCGGTGCTGATGCCCATCGTCACCATCCCGCTGTCGCTGGTCGGCGTCTGCGCGATCATGCTGGCACTGGGGTATTCGATCAACTTGCTGACACTGCTTGCCATGGTGCTGGCCATTGGTCTGGTGGTGGACGATGCCATCGTGGTGGTGGAGAACATCCACCGCCATATCGACGAAGGCCAGTCCCCCGCCCGCGCCGCCATCACCGGGATGAAGGAAATCACCGGCCCGGTCATCGCCATGACGATCACCCTGGCCGCCGTGCTGGCACCGCTGGCCTTTACCGGCGGGCTGACCGGATCGCTGTTCACCGAATTCGCGCTGACGCTGGCCGGGTCGGTGATCATCTCGGGCATCGTCGCGCTGGTGATCACGCCCACCATGTCGGCGCGCCTGCTTAGCCACGATGCGCCGGGGCGGTTCCAGCGCATCGTGGATGGCACACTGACCGGGGTGTCGAACTGGTATGAACGGCGGGTGTCATCGTCGCTGGATTACCGGCCGGTCACGCTCTTGATGGTGGTGTCGCTGCTGGGGGCGACGGGGTTCATGTTCCTGAACACCTCCTCCGAACTGGCGCCAGAGGAGGACAGCGGCGGCCTGTTCGCCATCCTGAACGGCCCGCGCTATGCGACGCTGGACTATACCGATGCCTTCACCACCGAAATCGCCCGCCGCACCGCCGACATCCCCGAGGTGCAGACCTCGTTCTCGGTGGCCGGCATGGGCGGGGCGACCAATACCGGCTTTTACATCTGGCCGCTGAAGGACTGGGCAGAACGCGACCGCAGCCAGAAGGAAATCCAGACCGAGATTCAGGGCATTCTGGACGGCGTGCCCGGCCTGCAAGGCTATGTCTTTGCCCCGCCGTCACTGCCCGGGGCCGGCGGTGGCCTGCCGATTTCCATGGTGATCCAGTCGATCCATTCGCCCGACCGTGTGGTGGAAATCGCCGACGAAATCCGCAACCGCGCCATGGCCAGCGGCATGTTCATCGTCGTGCAGAACAGCCTGGCCTTTGACGCGCCGCAGGTGAAGGTGACCATCGACCGCGACCGTGCAGCGCAACTGGGCGTGTCGGTGGCGGACATCGGCAGCACGCTGGGCCTGCTGGTGGGGGGTGCCGCGATTGCACAGTTCGACCGCGATTCCAACAGCTACGACGTGATCACCCAGGTACCGAAGGAATGGCGCGACAACCCGGAAAAGCTGACCGAATTCTTCGTGCGGTCGCGGTCGGGCGACATGGTGCCGCTGTCCTCGGTCGTCTCGCTGCGGCCCGGCGTGGCGGCGGCGGCGATCGAACAGTTCAACCAGCTGAACTCTGCCACGCTGTCGGCCATGCCGATGCCCGGCCTGTCCACCGGTGTCGCCCTGGCCGAGCTTGACCGCATCGCGGCCGAGATCCTGCCCGACGGCTTCTTCATCGACTATTCCGGCCAGTCGCGGCTGGAAAAATCCGAAGGCAACACGATCCTTCTGGCCTTCGGCGCGGCGCTGGTGGTGATCTATCTGGTGCTGGCAGCGCAGTTCGAAAGCTTCCGTGACCCGTTCATCATCATGATGTCGGTGCCGCTGTCGATCTTTGGCGCCATGCTGCCGCTGTATATGGGGGTCAGCACGCTGAACATCTATACTCAGGTGGGCCTGATCACCCTGATCGGGCTGATCACCAAGCACGGCATCCTGATGGTGGAATTCGCCAACCAGCAGCGCGAGGATCATGGCCTGTCGCGCCGCCAGGCCATCGTGGCGGCCGCCAAGACCCGCCTGCGGCCGATCCTGATGACGACGGCCGCCATGGCGCTGGCCGTGGTGCCGCTGATCATCGCCGAAGGCGCGGGGGCGGCGGCCCGTCAGGCGATGGGGCTGGTGATCTTTACCGGGTTGATCATCGGCACCTTCTTCACGCTGTTCGTGGTGCCGATGTTCTACACGCTGATCTCGCGCAGCGATGCCGACTACCTGATGCACAAGAAAGACGTGGAAAAGAAGTTCGGTACGGCCTGA
- a CDS encoding F0F1 ATP synthase subunit C, with the protein MEGELALLGKYIGAGLAAFGLGGAGIGVGNIAGNFLAGALRNPSAAAGQTATLFVGIAFAEALGIFSFLIALLLMFAV; encoded by the coding sequence ATGGAAGGCGAACTCGCTCTGCTGGGCAAATACATCGGTGCTGGCCTCGCGGCTTTCGGTCTCGGCGGCGCCGGGATTGGCGTGGGCAACATCGCTGGCAACTTCCTGGCCGGCGCCCTGCGCAACCCCTCGGCCGCTGCTGGCCAGACCGCGACCCTGTTCGTGGGCATCGCCTTCGCCGAAGCGCTGGGGATCTTCTCGTTCCTGATCGCCCTGCTGCTGATGTTTGCCGTCTGA
- a CDS encoding F0F1 ATP synthase subunit A — protein sequence MDQFIVKPLFGEGPVHWYTVTNVTLWLMLAVAAVALLMIVSTRRRAIVPTRGQSIAEVLYGFIHNMVEEVAGHDGVKYFPYVLTLFLFILCANILGLIPMSFTTTSHVAVTVVLALGVFLGVTLIGLARKGVGFLSMFWVSSAPLALRPVLAVIEVISYFVRPVSHSIRLAGNLMAGHAVLKVFAGFAAAVVVSPVAIAAMVGIYALELLVAFVQAYVFTILTCVYLKDAVGDAHH from the coding sequence ATGGACCAGTTCATCGTGAAGCCCCTGTTCGGGGAAGGCCCGGTGCATTGGTATACCGTGACCAACGTCACGCTGTGGCTGATGCTGGCCGTGGCGGCCGTGGCGCTGCTGATGATCGTCAGCACCCGCCGCCGCGCCATCGTGCCGACGCGCGGCCAGTCGATCGCCGAAGTGCTGTATGGCTTCATCCACAACATGGTGGAAGAAGTCGCCGGGCATGATGGCGTGAAATACTTCCCCTATGTCCTGACGCTGTTCCTGTTCATCCTGTGCGCCAACATCCTTGGCCTGATCCCGATGAGCTTCACCACCACCAGCCATGTCGCCGTGACCGTCGTGCTGGCGCTGGGGGTGTTCCTGGGCGTTACCCTGATCGGCCTGGCGCGCAAGGGCGTTGGCTTCCTGTCGATGTTCTGGGTGTCCTCTGCGCCGCTGGCGCTGCGCCCGGTGCTGGCGGTGATCGAGGTGATTTCCTACTTCGTCCGCCCCGTTTCGCATTCGATCCGTCTTGCAGGCAACCTGATGGCCGGCCACGCCGTGCTGAAGGTGTTCGCTGGCTTCGCCGCCGCCGTGGTGGTCTCGCCGGTCGCCATTGCCGCAATGGTCGGGATCTATGCGCTCGAACTGCTCGTGGCCTTCGTTCAGGCCTACGTCTTCACCATCCTGACCTGCGTCTATCTGAAGGACGCGGTGGGCGACGCCCACCACTAA
- the irrA gene encoding iron response transcriptional regulator IrrA produces the protein MYDALAPMTPDAMDRGVAWLARAGLRPTRQRQTLAALLVGDGHDRHVTAESLFAATLDTAEKVSLATVYNTLKAFCDAGLMQEVTVDGARSYFDTRIDDHPHFFWEDTAELTDAPAEGLKIVSLPKAPDGTAVSRVDVVIRLRRTT, from the coding sequence ATGTATGACGCACTCGCCCCCATGACCCCGGACGCGATGGATCGCGGCGTTGCCTGGCTGGCCCGTGCCGGCCTGCGCCCCACCCGCCAGCGCCAGACCCTGGCCGCCCTTCTGGTGGGCGACGGGCATGACCGGCACGTCACCGCCGAAAGCCTGTTCGCCGCCACACTCGACACGGCCGAAAAGGTGTCGCTGGCGACCGTCTACAACACGCTCAAGGCGTTCTGCGATGCCGGGCTGATGCAGGAAGTCACCGTCGACGGCGCGCGCAGCTATTTCGACACCCGCATCGACGACCACCCGCATTTCTTCTGGGAAGATACCGCCGAGCTGACCGATGCCCCGGCCGAAGGGCTCAAGATCGTCAGCCTGCCCAAGGCGCCCGATGGCACCGCGGTTTCCCGCGTCGACGTGGTGATCCGGCTGCGCCGCACCACCTGA
- the argH gene encoding argininosuccinate lyase, whose protein sequence is MTRTPSDATPAANAMWGGRFASGVDAIMEAINASIGFDRRLYAQDIAGSRAHAAMLAAQGIISTSDAEAIREGLLTVLSEIEGGNFPFRTALEDIHMNVEARLKEVIGEPAGRLHTARSRNDQVAVDFRLWVRDQCDQAVEGIGALIRALMAQAEAGADWVMPGFTHLQTAQPVTWGHHMMAYVEMLGRDMGRFQDARARMNECPLGAAALAGTSFPIDRHATAAALGFDRPTANSLDSVSDRDFALEFLGAASICAMHLSRFAEELVIWSSAQFRFVRLPDQWTTGSSIMPQKKNPDAAELIRAKIGRILGANVALFTVMKGLALTYSKDMQEDKEQVFDAADSLMLALAAMTGMVDKMTANRDVLAVAAASGFSTATDLADWLVRSLGLPFRDAHHVTGSLVKLAEDKGCDLPDLSLAEMQGVHAGITTDVFTVLGVENSVRSRQSYGGTAPDQVRAQIARWKERLA, encoded by the coding sequence ATGACGCGCACTCCCTCTGATGCCACCCCAGCCGCCAATGCCATGTGGGGCGGGCGCTTTGCCTCCGGCGTGGACGCGATCATGGAGGCGATCAACGCCTCGATCGGGTTCGACCGGCGGCTCTACGCCCAGGACATCGCGGGCAGCCGCGCCCATGCGGCGATGCTGGCCGCGCAGGGCATCATCAGCACTAGCGATGCCGAGGCGATCCGGGAAGGCCTTCTCACGGTGTTGTCAGAGATCGAAGGGGGCAACTTCCCCTTCCGCACCGCGCTGGAAGACATCCACATGAACGTCGAGGCACGGCTGAAGGAGGTCATCGGCGAACCCGCCGGCCGCCTGCACACCGCCCGCAGCCGCAACGATCAGGTGGCGGTCGATTTCCGCCTGTGGGTGCGCGACCAGTGCGATCAGGCGGTCGAAGGCATCGGCGCGCTGATCCGCGCCCTGATGGCCCAGGCCGAGGCGGGCGCCGACTGGGTGATGCCCGGGTTTACCCATCTGCAAACCGCCCAGCCGGTGACCTGGGGCCACCACATGATGGCCTATGTGGAAATGCTGGGCCGCGACATGGGCCGCTTTCAGGATGCCCGCGCGCGGATGAACGAATGCCCGCTGGGTGCGGCTGCACTGGCCGGCACCAGCTTCCCCATTGATCGCCACGCCACCGCCGCCGCGCTGGGGTTCGACCGGCCCACCGCCAACAGCCTGGATTCGGTGTCGGACCGGGATTTCGCGCTGGAATTCCTCGGCGCCGCCTCGATCTGCGCCATGCACCTGTCGCGCTTTGCCGAGGAACTGGTGATCTGGTCATCCGCCCAGTTCCGCTTTGTCCGCCTGCCCGATCAGTGGACGACCGGGTCGTCGATCATGCCGCAGAAGAAGAACCCCGATGCCGCGGAACTGATCCGCGCCAAGATCGGCCGCATCCTGGGCGCCAATGTCGCGCTGTTCACGGTAATGAAGGGGCTGGCGCTGACCTATTCCAAGGACATGCAGGAAGACAAGGAACAGGTCTTTGACGCCGCCGACAGCCTGATGCTGGCGCTGGCCGCGATGACCGGCATGGTCGACAAGATGACCGCCAACCGCGATGTTCTGGCCGTGGCCGCCGCCAGCGGTTTTTCCACCGCCACCGATCTGGCCGACTGGCTGGTGCGCAGCCTTGGCCTGCCGTTCCGCGATGCGCATCATGTCACCGGATCGCTGGTCAAGCTGGCCGAGGACAAGGGCTGCGACCTGCCCGACCTGTCGCTGGCCGAGATGCAGGGGGTCCATGCCGGAATCACCACCGATGTGTTCACGGTATTGGGAGTGGAAAATTCCGTCCGCTCGCGGCAATCCTACGGTGGCACGGCGCCCGATCAGGTGCGCGCCCAGATTGCCCGCTGGAAGGAACGTCTTGCGTGA
- a CDS encoding F0F1 ATP synthase subunit B, protein MRIILPALMVAAAAPAHAASGPFFSLQNTNFTVLIAFLIFVGILIYFKVPGMLTGLLDKRAVRIQEELETARKLRDEAKALLASYDRKLKEAKEQVERIVANAQSDAANAAAAAKADLASSIARKIQAAEEQIAAAETSAVREVRERAIAVAIAAAGDVLGKQMTGESAGALIDSSITEVGQRLN, encoded by the coding sequence ATGCGTATCATCCTTCCCGCCCTGATGGTGGCAGCAGCAGCCCCGGCCCATGCGGCCTCGGGTCCGTTCTTCTCGCTGCAGAACACCAACTTCACCGTCCTGATCGCCTTCCTGATCTTTGTCGGCATCCTGATCTACTTCAAGGTGCCGGGCATGCTGACCGGCCTGCTGGACAAGCGGGCCGTCCGCATCCAGGAAGAACTGGAAACCGCCCGCAAGCTGCGCGACGAAGCCAAGGCCCTGCTGGCCAGCTACGACCGCAAGCTGAAGGAGGCCAAGGAACAGGTGGAACGCATCGTCGCCAACGCCCAGTCCGACGCAGCCAATGCGGCGGCAGCGGCCAAGGCGGATCTGGCAAGCTCCATCGCCCGGAAAATCCAGGCGGCGGAAGAACAGATCGCGGCCGCCGAAACCTCGGCCGTCCGCGAAGTGCGCGAACGCGCCATCGCGGTGGCCATTGCGGCAGCCGGCGATGTGCTGGGCAAACAGATGACGGGCGAATCCGCCGGCGCGCTGATCGACAGTTCGATCACCGAGGTCGGCCAGCGCCTGAACTAA
- a CDS encoding F0F1 ATP synthase subunit B', whose protein sequence is MANHPIPVLEEVAGSCVDAHGGAIGMPQLCVDWVPNQIFWLVVALVLIYLLLTRIAMPRIGAVLAERKGTITNDLAAAEELKQKAREAEAAYTQALADARAESARIVAAAKAEIQADLDAATARADAEIAARAAESERRIAEIRASALESVTEVAKDTAKELVAALGGKADARSVTAAVTARLKG, encoded by the coding sequence ATGGCAAATCATCCCATCCCCGTCCTCGAAGAGGTCGCAGGATCCTGCGTGGATGCCCATGGTGGCGCCATCGGGATGCCGCAGCTCTGCGTAGACTGGGTTCCCAACCAGATCTTCTGGCTCGTCGTCGCGCTGGTCCTGATCTACCTGCTGCTGACCCGCATCGCCATGCCCCGCATCGGCGCCGTGCTGGCCGAACGCAAGGGCACGATCACCAACGATCTGGCCGCCGCCGAGGAACTCAAGCAGAAGGCCCGCGAGGCCGAGGCCGCCTATACCCAGGCCCTGGCCGATGCCCGCGCCGAATCCGCCCGCATCGTCGCGGCGGCCAAGGCCGAGATCCAGGCAGACCTTGATGCAGCAACCGCCCGCGCGGATGCCGAGATTGCCGCACGTGCGGCCGAATCGGAACGCCGCATCGCGGAAATCCGGGCTTCGGCGCTGGAAAGCGTGACCGAAGTTGCCAAGGACACCGCGAAGGAACTGGTCGCCGCACTGGGTGGCAAGGCCGACGCGCGCAGCGTGACCGCTGCGGTCACCGCCCGGCTGAAAGGTTGA
- a CDS encoding TlpA disulfide reductase family protein, whose translation MVNLWDLRGRGLLAAVYTALALGANPVAADPALEALRTGEMRKLVVHAEPVAAGDAVFFDREGGKKTLADWAGQVVVLNFWATWCAPCRAEMPALDALQGAMGDRVAVLTVATGRNLMPAIDTFYEDQALTRLPVLLDPKSALARQMGVAGLPVTVVLNRQGQEVARMIGEAHWNSPEAQAVLAELAGR comes from the coding sequence ATGGTGAACCTGTGGGATCTGCGGGGACGGGGATTGCTTGCCGCTGTCTATACGGCCTTGGCGCTTGGTGCAAACCCGGTGGCGGCCGACCCGGCATTGGAGGCGTTGCGGACGGGCGAGATGCGCAAGCTGGTGGTGCATGCCGAACCCGTTGCCGCCGGCGATGCGGTGTTCTTTGACCGCGAGGGTGGCAAGAAGACCCTGGCCGACTGGGCGGGGCAGGTTGTGGTGCTGAACTTCTGGGCCACCTGGTGCGCGCCCTGCCGGGCCGAGATGCCGGCGCTGGACGCCCTGCAAGGCGCGATGGGCGACCGCGTGGCGGTGCTGACCGTGGCCACCGGGCGCAACCTGATGCCGGCCATCGACACGTTCTATGAAGACCAGGCCCTGACCCGTCTGCCGGTGCTGCTGGACCCGAAATCGGCGCTGGCGCGGCAGATGGGCGTTGCCGGGTTGCCGGTGACGGTGGTCCTGAACCGTCAGGGGCAGGAGGTGGCCCGCATGATCGGCGAGGCGCACTGGAACAGCCCCGAGGCGCAGGCGGTGCTGGCCGAACTGGCAGGTCGCTGA
- a CDS encoding AtpZ/AtpI family protein — protein MAEDPDPARLKALEDRIAALKAKEKPRSGGLGGIGHGEAAWRMVIELVAGMGIGLAIGYGLDTLFGSKPILMVIFVLLGFAAGIRTMLRTAAELGKQAGSDPGTEKRD, from the coding sequence ATGGCGGAAGACCCGGATCCTGCCCGATTGAAGGCACTGGAAGACCGGATCGCCGCGTTGAAGGCCAAGGAGAAACCCCGGTCGGGCGGGCTTGGTGGCATCGGCCACGGAGAGGCTGCCTGGCGCATGGTGATAGAGCTGGTCGCGGGCATGGGCATCGGGCTGGCGATCGGATACGGGCTGGACACGCTGTTCGGCTCAAAACCGATCCTGATGGTTATCTTCGTCCTGCTGGGCTTTGCAGCCGGGATCAGGACGATGCTCCGCACGGCAGCGGAGCTGGGCAAACAGGCCGGGTCCGACCCCGGCACCGAGAAGAGGGACTAG
- a CDS encoding GlsB/YeaQ/YmgE family stress response membrane protein, protein MPILMLVIVGAAAGFLATRVMRLDADVPTTIAIGVFGALIGGLILRALITMAGWAAGFVGAVMGAMLLIWLWRVWSARR, encoded by the coding sequence ATGCCGATACTGATGCTGGTGATCGTCGGGGCGGCGGCCGGGTTTCTGGCCACCCGGGTGATGCGGCTGGATGCGGATGTGCCCACGACCATCGCCATCGGGGTGTTCGGTGCGCTGATCGGCGGGCTGATTCTGCGGGCGCTGATCACCATGGCGGGCTGGGCGGCAGGGTTCGTCGGTGCCGTCATGGGGGCGATGCTGCTGATCTGGCTGTGGCGCGTCTGGTCGGCGCGGCGGTAG
- a CDS encoding alpha/beta fold hydrolase: MTLKHRFTASDGASIAYADQGEGLPLLCLSGLTRNASDFDYMLPHLPQGWRVIRMDYRGRGESDWTGAASYTVPREGKDAVELLDHLGIARAALLGTSRGGMVGMFLGATAGDRLAGLCLNDVGPELDWDGLARIKDYVGRNPAAKTFEAYAHALPAGNPGMDNVPESRWLAEAQRHALPDGKGGLKINYDPALRESFLDAFKNGSPDLWPLFDACAGLPLALIRGANTDLLGAAATAEMRRRRPDMIYTNVPDRAHIPFLDEPEAVVVLADWLAAVRASGRLA; the protein is encoded by the coding sequence ATGACCCTGAAACACCGCTTCACCGCCTCGGATGGCGCCAGCATCGCCTATGCCGACCAGGGCGAGGGGCTGCCGCTTCTGTGCCTGTCCGGCCTGACGCGCAATGCCAGCGACTTCGACTACATGCTGCCGCATCTGCCGCAAGGCTGGCGGGTGATCCGCATGGATTACCGCGGCCGGGGCGAGTCCGACTGGACGGGCGCCGCCAGCTATACCGTGCCGCGCGAAGGCAAGGATGCGGTGGAACTGCTGGATCATCTGGGGATCGCACGGGCGGCGCTGCTGGGCACCTCGCGCGGGGGGATGGTGGGCATGTTCCTGGGCGCCACGGCCGGCGACCGGCTGGCCGGCCTGTGCCTGAACGATGTCGGCCCGGAACTCGACTGGGACGGGCTGGCGCGGATCAAGGATTACGTCGGCCGCAATCCCGCCGCCAAGACATTTGAGGCCTATGCCCACGCCCTGCCCGCAGGCAACCCCGGCATGGACAACGTCCCCGAAAGCCGCTGGCTGGCCGAGGCACAGCGCCACGCCCTGCCCGATGGCAAGGGCGGGCTGAAGATCAACTACGACCCGGCGCTGCGCGAGTCGTTCCTCGATGCGTTCAAGAACGGCTCGCCCGACCTCTGGCCACTGTTCGATGCCTGCGCCGGCCTGCCGCTGGCCCTTATCCGCGGCGCCAACACCGACCTGCTGGGCGCGGCCGCCACCGCCGAAATGCGCCGCCGCCGGCCCGACATGATCTACACCAATGTCCCCGACCGCGCGCATATCCCCTTTCTCGACGAGCCCGAGGCGGTGGTCGTGCTGGCCGACTGGCTGGCCGCCGTCCGCGCCTCGGGCCGTCTGGCCTGA
- a CDS encoding GNAT family N-acetyltransferase: MARLVGAAVGVMQAGDSLRKAVASDEPAIRDCAALAYARYVPLIGRKPAPMLADFPAQIAAGEVHVAVDGAGALLGFIVYRPEGGHMLLENVAVMPGAAGRGIGKALIARCEAAARQLGLGSVQLYTNEKMVENLSIYPRLGYAETDRRTEDGFNRVYFQKPLT, from the coding sequence GTGGCGCGTCTGGTCGGCGCGGCGGTAGGCGTGATGCAGGCCGGGGACAGCCTTCGCAAGGCCGTGGCCAGCGACGAACCGGCGATTCGCGATTGCGCGGCGCTGGCCTATGCCCGCTACGTGCCGCTGATCGGGCGCAAGCCGGCGCCGATGCTGGCCGATTTCCCTGCACAGATTGCGGCAGGCGAGGTGCATGTTGCGGTGGACGGGGCGGGCGCGCTGCTGGGATTCATCGTCTATCGCCCCGAGGGCGGGCACATGCTGCTGGAGAATGTGGCGGTGATGCCCGGGGCCGCTGGTCGTGGCATTGGCAAGGCGCTGATCGCCCGGTGTGAGGCGGCAGCGCGGCAGCTGGGGCTGGGCAGCGTGCAGCTTTATACCAATGAAAAGATGGTCGAAAACCTGTCGATCTATCCGCGGCTGGGCTATGCCGAAACCGATCGGCGGACCGAAGATGGGTTCAACCGGGTCTATTTCCAGAAACCCCTGACCTGA